From Variovorax sp. PMC12, the proteins below share one genomic window:
- a CDS encoding GGDEF domain-containing protein, with protein MTDGVSHGLLGGLMACGLVLLLVFGTLIHGYYVLACGFALLGFAGMNSLAPNDPLAHWAAAALALWAIFRLQFARQLLRLRHFAPRLDRVAQGVGIALVLTLLYAAVETQLAWTLRAVQGLVVAATVVLVAGALFSLRGLRWPALLFCIGALMLLAGISVTRLPSWSETPWPPGRPNMAQAAAIAELVMLALAVGVRLRHVLRSEKALEARTHALMGAMGTDALTGATSRAGFESRGDEWLRDGRPFSLMLVGLNGFSRVTERHGRAGSDAVLTAIAQRLRQQVRADDMVARLGDDEFALLLAGSPTRQKLAEMAIRIETAGATPVTYEGRLLAGGELNMGIACHPADGDTFASLMASAGEALQRCKRQRMGPAYAFAGEHSGGPARGA; from the coding sequence GTGACCGACGGCGTGAGCCATGGCCTGCTGGGCGGCCTGATGGCATGCGGCCTCGTGTTGCTGCTAGTGTTCGGCACGCTGATCCACGGCTACTACGTGCTGGCCTGCGGCTTCGCGCTGCTCGGCTTCGCCGGAATGAACAGCCTGGCGCCGAACGATCCGCTCGCGCACTGGGCGGCGGCTGCGCTGGCACTCTGGGCGATCTTCCGGCTGCAATTCGCTCGGCAGCTGCTGCGGCTGCGGCACTTCGCGCCCCGGCTGGACCGGGTCGCGCAGGGGGTCGGCATCGCGCTGGTGCTGACCTTGCTGTATGCCGCGGTCGAGACACAGCTCGCGTGGACGCTGCGCGCCGTGCAGGGGCTGGTGGTCGCCGCCACGGTGGTCCTGGTGGCCGGTGCGCTTTTCTCGCTGCGCGGCCTGCGCTGGCCCGCGCTGCTCTTCTGCATCGGCGCCCTGATGTTGCTGGCGGGCATCTCCGTGACCCGCCTGCCGAGCTGGAGCGAGACGCCCTGGCCCCCCGGGCGGCCGAACATGGCGCAAGCCGCGGCGATCGCGGAGCTCGTGATGCTCGCCCTGGCCGTCGGCGTGCGCCTGCGGCATGTGCTGCGTTCCGAAAAGGCGCTGGAGGCACGCACGCACGCGCTGATGGGCGCCATGGGCACCGACGCCCTCACCGGTGCCACCAGCCGCGCCGGCTTTGAAAGCCGTGGCGACGAATGGCTGCGCGACGGCCGGCCGTTCTCGCTGATGCTGGTCGGCCTGAACGGCTTCAGCCGCGTGACCGAGCGGCACGGCCGCGCGGGCAGCGACGCGGTGCTCACGGCCATCGCGCAGCGGCTGCGCCAGCAGGTGCGCGCCGACGACATGGTGGCGCGCCTGGGCGACGACGAATTCGCATTGCTGCTGGCCGGCAGCCCGACGCGCCAGAAGCTCGCCGAAATGGCGATCCGCATCGAGACCGCCGGCGCGACGCCGGTCACTTACGAAGGCCGGCTGCTGGCGGGCGGCGAGCTGAACATGGGCATCGCCTGCCACCCCGCCGATGGCGATACGTTCGCCAGCCTGATGGCTTCGGCGGGCGAGGCGCTGCAACGCTGCAAGCGCCAACGCATGGGCCCGGCCTATGCGTTCGCGGGAGAGCATTCGGGCGGCCCCGCGCGCGGCGCATGA
- the recJ gene encoding single-stranded-DNA-specific exonuclease RecJ yields the protein MKIVDREIPPRTVWALEQAGVHPLLARLFAARGVRAKDELDDGLARLLPPDTLRGTQQAAVLLANAIAQDKRLCIVADYDCDGATACAVGVRGLRLLGAKNVSYLVPDRVVDGYGLTPPIAERVAASGADMLITVDNGIASVEGVAAAKARGLQVLVTDHHLPGPELPLADVLVNPNQPGCEFESKSIAGVGVMFYVLLALRSELRRRGVFDTPAPAAGPPQGGPASPSGGGEAHEMASRGAGKPQPKLDALLPLVALGTVADVVKLDANNRRLVAQGLRRIRAGAMPAGVAALFKAAGRNASAATTFDFGFALGPRINAAGRLADMTLGIECLLTDDAGRAEELARMLDGINRERRDIEGGMRDQALLLAESLFSTGADGEGIAAPPPAISVFDAAFHEGVVGIVASRIKDRFHRPTFVFAASGAPGKEQELKGSGRSIPGFHLRDALDLVAKRHPGVLLRFGGHAMAAGCTVAREHFETFEKGFAQVARELLADAALTRQIETDGPIAREYMRIDLVDTLHREVWGQGFAPPTFSEEVEVVSQRLVGEKHLSLKLRHQGQPIDAIWFSHTEPLPPRVKLAFRLDADEWQGVRRLRFLVEGAEF from the coding sequence GTGAAGATCGTCGACCGCGAGATCCCTCCGCGCACCGTCTGGGCGCTGGAGCAGGCCGGCGTGCACCCGCTGCTGGCCCGCCTGTTCGCAGCGCGCGGCGTGCGCGCCAAGGACGAACTCGACGACGGCCTCGCCCGACTGCTGCCGCCGGACACCCTGCGCGGCACGCAACAAGCCGCCGTGCTGCTGGCCAACGCCATCGCGCAGGACAAGCGCCTGTGCATCGTGGCCGACTACGACTGCGACGGCGCCACCGCCTGCGCGGTCGGCGTGCGCGGCCTGCGCCTGCTGGGCGCCAAAAACGTGAGCTACCTCGTGCCCGACCGCGTGGTCGACGGCTACGGACTCACGCCGCCCATCGCCGAGCGCGTGGCCGCGAGCGGCGCCGACATGCTGATCACCGTCGACAACGGCATCGCCAGCGTCGAAGGCGTGGCCGCCGCCAAGGCGCGCGGCCTGCAGGTGCTGGTGACCGACCACCACCTGCCGGGCCCGGAGCTTCCCCTGGCCGACGTGCTGGTCAACCCGAACCAGCCCGGCTGCGAGTTCGAGAGCAAGAGCATCGCGGGCGTCGGCGTGATGTTCTACGTGCTGCTGGCGCTGCGCTCCGAGCTGCGCAGGCGCGGCGTGTTCGACACGCCTGCGCCCGCCGCCGGGCCGCCCCAAGGCGGGCCAGCCTCCCCCTCGGGGGGTGGCGAAGCACATGAAATGGCAAGCCGGGGGGCAGGCAAACCCCAGCCCAAGCTCGATGCGCTGCTGCCGCTGGTCGCGCTCGGCACCGTGGCCGACGTGGTGAAGCTCGACGCCAACAACCGCCGCCTCGTGGCGCAGGGCCTGCGCCGCATCCGCGCCGGCGCAATGCCCGCCGGCGTGGCCGCGCTGTTCAAGGCGGCGGGCCGCAATGCTTCTGCGGCCACCACCTTCGACTTCGGTTTCGCGCTGGGCCCGCGCATCAACGCGGCCGGCCGGCTGGCCGACATGACGCTGGGCATCGAATGCCTGCTGACCGACGACGCCGGCCGCGCCGAGGAGCTCGCGCGCATGCTCGACGGCATCAACCGCGAGCGGCGCGACATCGAAGGCGGCATGCGCGACCAGGCACTGCTGCTGGCCGAGTCGCTGTTTTCCACCGGCGCCGACGGCGAGGGCATCGCGGCGCCGCCGCCGGCCATCAGCGTGTTCGACGCGGCCTTCCACGAAGGCGTGGTGGGCATCGTGGCCTCGCGCATCAAGGACCGCTTCCACCGCCCAACCTTCGTCTTCGCCGCGAGCGGCGCGCCGGGCAAGGAGCAGGAGCTCAAGGGCTCGGGCCGCTCGATCCCGGGCTTCCACCTGCGCGACGCGCTCGACCTCGTGGCCAAGCGCCATCCGGGCGTGCTGCTGCGCTTCGGCGGCCACGCGATGGCGGCCGGCTGCACGGTGGCGCGCGAGCACTTCGAGACTTTCGAAAAAGGCTTCGCACAGGTCGCCCGGGAGCTGCTGGCCGACGCCGCGCTCACCCGGCAGATCGAGACCGACGGGCCGATCGCGCGCGAGTACATGCGCATCGATCTCGTCGACACGCTGCACCGCGAGGTCTGGGGCCAGGGCTTCGCGCCGCCCACCTTCAGCGAGGAGGTCGAGGTGGTGTCGCAGCGGCTGGTGGGCGAGAAGCACCTGTCGCTCAAGCTCAGGCACCAGGGCCAGCCGATCGACGCCATCTGGTTCAGCCACACCGAGCCGCTGCCGCCCAGGGTCAAGCTGGCGTTCCGGCTCGACGCGGACGAATGGCAGGGCGTGCGCCGGCTGCGCTTCCTGGTGGAAGGCGCGGAGTTCTAG
- a CDS encoding glutathione S-transferase N-terminal domain-containing protein, with protein MMVLYSGTTCPFSHRCRFVLFEKGMDFEIRDVDLYNKPEDISVMNPYGQVPILVERDLILYESNIINEYIDERFPHPQLMPGDPVDRARVRLFLLNFEKELFVHVSTLENRTAKGNDKALEKARSHIRDRLTQLAPVFLKNKYMLGDNFSMLDVAIAPLLWRLDYYGIDLSKNAAPLLKYAERIFSRPAYIEALTPSEKVMRK; from the coding sequence ATGATGGTCTTGTATTCAGGAACGACCTGCCCCTTTTCCCACCGCTGCCGCTTCGTGTTGTTCGAAAAGGGCATGGACTTCGAGATTCGCGACGTCGATCTCTACAACAAGCCCGAAGACATCAGCGTGATGAACCCGTACGGCCAGGTGCCGATCCTGGTCGAGCGCGACCTGATCCTGTACGAGTCGAACATCATCAACGAGTACATCGACGAGCGCTTCCCGCATCCGCAGCTGATGCCCGGCGACCCGGTCGACCGCGCCCGCGTGCGCCTGTTCCTGCTCAATTTCGAGAAGGAACTGTTCGTGCACGTGTCGACGCTCGAGAACCGCACCGCCAAGGGCAACGACAAGGCGCTCGAAAAGGCCCGCTCGCACATCCGCGACCGCCTGACGCAGCTGGCCCCCGTGTTCCTCAAGAACAAGTACATGCTGGGCGACAACTTCTCGATGCTCGACGTGGCCATCGCGCCGCTGCTGTGGCGCCTCGACTACTACGGCATCGACCTGAGCAAGAACGCCGCGCCGCTCTTGAAGTACGCCGAGCGCATCTTCTCGCGTCCGGCCTACATCGAAGCACTGACGCCGTCTGAAAAGGTCATGCGAAAGTAA
- a CDS encoding ClpXP protease specificity-enhancing factor, giving the protein MINALESSSTRPYLIRALYEWCTDNGFTPYVAVQVDDTVQVPREYVKNGEIVLNISFDATSSLKLGNDFIEFKARFAGSAREISVPVGRVIAIYARENGQGMAFPAPVPAASASDGGNSHHADAPAPSPQGPARMPLRDASRGTEGDAGKIVHLVTGDDADETVDAGPATDPADEPPRPPAGGGSRPSLKRIK; this is encoded by the coding sequence ATGATCAACGCGCTCGAGTCGTCTTCCACCCGCCCGTACCTCATCCGGGCGCTTTATGAATGGTGCACCGACAACGGGTTCACCCCCTACGTCGCTGTGCAGGTCGACGACACCGTCCAGGTTCCGCGCGAGTACGTGAAGAACGGCGAGATCGTGCTCAACATCAGCTTCGACGCGACCAGCTCGCTCAAGCTGGGCAACGACTTCATCGAGTTCAAGGCCCGTTTCGCGGGCAGTGCGCGTGAGATCAGCGTGCCCGTAGGGCGCGTGATCGCCATCTACGCGCGTGAGAACGGGCAGGGCATGGCGTTTCCCGCGCCGGTGCCGGCCGCTTCCGCGTCGGACGGCGGCAACAGCCACCACGCCGATGCGCCGGCGCCTTCGCCGCAAGGCCCCGCGCGCATGCCGCTGCGCGATGCCTCGCGCGGCACCGAGGGCGACGCCGGCAAGATCGTCCACCTGGTGACGGGCGACGATGCCGACGAAACGGTCGACGCCGGCCCCGCGACCGATCCCGCCGACGAGCCGCCGCGCCCGCCGGCCGGTGGCGGATCCAGGCCGTCGCTGAAACGCATCAAGTGA
- a CDS encoding cytochrome c1, with protein MKKKSISGWLAVLGLALGLTFSAAASAESEGIAWDKANTKTNDMAALQNGAKLFVNYCLNCHSAAFMRYNRLQDIGITEQQIKDNLLFTTDKVGETMKANIDPRQAKEWFGTTPPDLTLVARSRAGHGGTGADYLYTYLRTYYRDDTKATGWNNLAFPSVAMPNPLWELQGERRPVYTKVEQHGHETEVFKGWEQVTPGTLTPVQYDNAVGDLVSYLQWMAEPAQNTRIRIGVWVLLFLAMSVVFVWRLNASYWKDVK; from the coding sequence ATGAAGAAGAAAAGCATTTCCGGCTGGCTCGCGGTCCTGGGTCTGGCGCTGGGCCTGACCTTCTCCGCTGCCGCGTCGGCCGAGTCCGAAGGCATCGCCTGGGACAAGGCCAACACCAAGACCAACGACATGGCCGCGCTGCAGAACGGCGCCAAGCTGTTCGTCAACTACTGCCTGAACTGCCACTCGGCAGCGTTCATGCGCTACAACCGCCTGCAGGACATCGGCATCACCGAGCAGCAGATCAAGGACAACCTTCTGTTCACGACCGACAAGGTCGGCGAGACCATGAAGGCGAACATCGATCCGCGACAGGCCAAGGAATGGTTCGGCACCACGCCGCCCGACCTCACGCTCGTCGCACGTTCGCGCGCCGGCCACGGCGGCACGGGTGCCGATTACCTCTACACGTATCTGCGCACCTACTACCGCGACGACACCAAAGCCACCGGCTGGAACAATCTTGCGTTCCCCAGCGTCGCCATGCCGAACCCCCTGTGGGAGCTGCAAGGCGAACGCCGCCCGGTCTACACCAAGGTCGAACAGCACGGCCACGAAACCGAAGTGTTCAAGGGCTGGGAGCAAGTCACTCCCGGCACCCTGACACCCGTGCAGTACGACAATGCCGTCGGCGACCTGGTGAGTTACCTGCAATGGATGGCCGAACCGGCACAGAACACCCGCATCCGCATCGGCGTGTGGGTGCTGCTGTTCCTGGCCATGTCGGTGGTTTTTGTGTGGCGACTGAACGCCTCGTACTGGAAAGACGTCAAGTAG
- a CDS encoding cytochrome b: MAEFHEISPNAPTGEKLLNWVDNRFPLSKLWNDQWGKYYAPKNFNFWYIFGSLAMLVLVIQIVTGIFLVMHYKPDAAQAFASVEYIMRDVPWGWLIRYIHSTGASAFFIVVYLHMFRGLMYGSYRKPRELIWVFGCAIFLCLMAEAFMGYLLPWGQMSYWGAQVIVNLFAAIPFIGPDLALLIRGDYVVSDATLNRFFSFHVIAVPLVLLGLVVAHLIALHEVGSNNPDGIEIKAKRGPDGHPLDGIPSHPYYTVHDIFGVVVFLTIFSAVIFFAPEAGGYFLEYNNFIPADSLKTPNHIAPVWYFTPFYSMLRATTDDMVNVFSLIIAAGAILNFVKGKSGTAFKVALVVVAAVVIFLLKSFDAKFWGVVVMGGSVIILFFLPWLDHSEVRSIRYRPSWHKYVYGAFVFFFLILGYLGIQPPGVWGNLVIGSFALDIAQTVSQIGTLVYFGFFLLMPWWSRKGEFKTVPERVVFAAH; encoded by the coding sequence CAAGTACTACGCGCCGAAGAACTTCAACTTCTGGTACATCTTCGGCTCGCTGGCCATGCTGGTGCTGGTGATCCAGATCGTCACCGGCATCTTCCTCGTGATGCACTACAAGCCCGACGCGGCCCAGGCGTTCGCATCGGTCGAGTACATCATGCGCGACGTGCCGTGGGGCTGGCTCATCCGCTACATCCACTCGACGGGCGCCTCGGCGTTCTTCATCGTGGTGTACCTGCACATGTTCCGCGGCCTCATGTACGGCAGCTACCGCAAGCCGCGCGAGCTGATCTGGGTGTTCGGCTGCGCGATCTTCCTGTGCCTGATGGCCGAAGCATTCATGGGCTACCTGCTGCCCTGGGGCCAGATGTCCTACTGGGGCGCCCAGGTGATCGTGAACCTGTTCGCCGCCATCCCGTTCATCGGCCCCGACCTGGCCCTGCTGATCCGCGGCGACTACGTGGTGAGCGACGCCACGCTGAACCGCTTCTTCAGCTTCCACGTGATCGCCGTGCCGCTGGTGCTGCTGGGCCTCGTGGTGGCCCACTTGATCGCGCTGCACGAAGTGGGTTCGAACAACCCCGACGGCATCGAGATCAAGGCCAAGCGCGGCCCTGACGGCCATCCGCTCGACGGCATTCCGTCGCACCCGTACTACACGGTGCACGACATCTTCGGCGTGGTGGTGTTCCTCACGATCTTCTCGGCCGTGATCTTCTTCGCGCCCGAAGCCGGCGGGTACTTCCTCGAGTACAACAACTTCATTCCGGCCGATTCGCTGAAGACGCCGAACCACATCGCGCCGGTGTGGTACTTCACGCCGTTCTATTCGATGCTGCGCGCAACCACCGACGATATGGTCAACGTGTTCTCGCTGATCATCGCCGCGGGCGCCATCCTGAACTTCGTCAAGGGCAAGTCGGGCACGGCCTTCAAGGTGGCGCTCGTCGTGGTGGCCGCCGTGGTCATCTTCCTGCTCAAGTCCTTCGACGCCAAGTTCTGGGGCGTGGTCGTGATGGGCGGCTCCGTCATCATCCTGTTCTTCCTGCCGTGGCTGGACCACAGCGAAGTCAGGTCGATCCGCTACCGTCCGAGCTGGCACAAGTATGTGTACGGCGCCTTCGTCTTCTTCTTCCTGATCCTCGGCTACCTGGGCATCCAGCCGCCGGGCGTCTGGGGCAACCTGGTCATCGGGTCGTTCGCGCTCGACATTGCGCAGACCGTCTCGCAGATCGGCACGCTGGTCTACTTCGGCTTCTTCCTGCTGATGCCGTGGTGGAGCCGCAAGGGCGAGTTCAAGACCGTGCCCGAGCGCGTGGTCTTCGCCGCCCATTGA